From the genome of Actinacidiphila yeochonensis CN732, one region includes:
- the cas7e gene encoding type I-E CRISPR-associated protein Cas7/Cse4/CasC, translated as MPNPNPNPNLFVEAHILQSLPPSNINRDDSGTPKQAQYGGARRARVSSQAWKRATRMEYARAEPACDRATRTKRIAALLSDRLAQPAADGGAALEAAQASRLAAALLEPLGISKSTKKDDHSAYLLFFGKRQLDAVIGLLDGRAADLSALPDKELKAEIDTLPVVSALATGHPAEVALFGRMVADLKDLNVDAAVQVAHALSTHAVRTEFDYYTAVDDENVEDSGAGMIGTVEFNSSTLYRYAVLGVHQLRDNLTSPEATRDAAVRFVDAFTRSMPTGHQNTFAHRTLPHLVLITVRTDQPVNLVSAYEEPVTGHAGLAAESAARLARELKEVGETWGTVPSRTLATYALEGDKLSESFGPSLPFPALLASVGDLVATWLATGEITAAIPAQATAGAAATTVDVTAGAVE; from the coding sequence ATGCCCAACCCCAACCCCAACCCCAACCTCTTCGTCGAGGCGCACATCCTGCAGAGCCTTCCACCGTCCAACATCAACCGAGACGACTCGGGCACGCCGAAGCAGGCGCAGTACGGTGGTGCCCGCCGCGCCCGCGTGTCGTCCCAGGCGTGGAAGCGCGCCACCCGGATGGAGTACGCCAGGGCGGAACCCGCATGCGACCGCGCCACCCGCACCAAGCGGATCGCGGCCCTTCTCTCCGACCGTCTGGCCCAGCCCGCCGCCGACGGCGGAGCCGCTCTGGAAGCCGCCCAGGCCAGCCGCCTGGCCGCCGCCCTGCTGGAGCCCCTCGGCATCAGCAAGTCCACCAAGAAGGACGACCACTCCGCCTACCTGCTCTTCTTCGGCAAACGCCAACTCGACGCCGTCATCGGGCTCCTCGACGGGCGCGCCGCCGACCTCAGCGCCCTCCCGGACAAGGAGCTCAAGGCCGAGATCGACACGCTGCCCGTGGTCTCCGCCCTGGCCACCGGGCACCCCGCCGAGGTCGCCCTGTTCGGCCGGATGGTGGCCGACCTCAAGGACCTCAACGTCGACGCCGCCGTCCAGGTCGCCCACGCCCTGTCCACTCACGCGGTACGCACCGAGTTCGACTACTACACCGCCGTCGACGACGAGAACGTCGAGGACAGCGGCGCCGGCATGATCGGCACCGTGGAGTTCAACTCCTCCACCCTCTACCGCTACGCGGTCCTCGGCGTCCACCAGCTCCGCGACAACCTCACCTCGCCCGAGGCCACCCGCGACGCCGCCGTCCGCTTCGTGGACGCCTTCACCCGCTCCATGCCCACCGGACACCAGAACACCTTCGCCCACCGCACCCTGCCGCACCTGGTCCTCATCACCGTCCGGACCGACCAGCCCGTCAACCTCGTCTCCGCCTACGAGGAGCCCGTCACCGGCCACGCCGGACTGGCCGCCGAGTCCGCCGCGCGCCTGGCCCGGGAGCTGAAGGAGGTCGGCGAGACCTGGGGCACGGTCCCCTCGCGGACCCTGGCCACCTACGCCCTGGAGGGCGACAAGCTCTCCGAGAGCTTCGGCCCGTCGCTTCCGTTCCCCGCTCTCCTCGCCTCCGTCGGGGACCTGGTCGCCACCTGGCTCGCCACGGGAGAGATCACGGCCGCCATCCCCGCGCAGGCCACAGCCGGCGCCGCCGCCACCACCGTCGACGTCACCGCTGGAGCGGTCGAGTGA
- the cas6e gene encoding type I-E CRISPR-associated protein Cas6/Cse3/CasE encodes MPYLSKIALNPGRRGGLALLSNPHRLHAAVLNGLAEQPVRERVLWRVESDTPHRTDVLVLTESRPSWHRLVEDAGWPGADGGDPLIADYTPLLERLVTGREFAFRLTANPVHSVQRPERPSAEQTQRMKADTDAPERRRGFRVAHRTAAQQLDWLLGRAERNGFTIPLTETAPGIDLGTSTPTSEAPAVSLVARDILRFRKHRNGPHVTISSATFQGRLRVTDANALREALLSGIGPAKGYGQGLLTLAPLPGEAARG; translated from the coding sequence ATGCCGTACCTGTCGAAGATCGCCCTCAACCCCGGCCGCCGCGGCGGCCTCGCCCTCCTGTCCAACCCCCACCGGCTGCACGCCGCCGTCCTGAACGGCCTCGCCGAACAGCCCGTACGCGAACGCGTCCTGTGGCGTGTGGAGAGCGACACCCCCCACCGCACGGACGTCCTCGTCCTCACCGAGAGCCGCCCGTCCTGGCATCGGCTGGTCGAAGACGCCGGCTGGCCCGGTGCCGACGGCGGCGACCCGCTCATCGCCGACTACACGCCCTTGCTGGAACGCCTCGTAACCGGACGGGAGTTCGCCTTCCGTCTGACCGCCAACCCGGTCCACAGCGTCCAACGCCCCGAACGGCCCAGCGCCGAGCAGACGCAGCGTATGAAGGCCGACACGGACGCCCCGGAACGCCGTCGCGGATTCCGTGTCGCGCACCGCACCGCCGCTCAGCAACTCGACTGGCTCCTCGGCCGCGCCGAGCGCAACGGCTTCACGATCCCCCTTACCGAAACCGCCCCCGGCATCGACCTCGGCACCAGCACCCCCACCAGCGAAGCCCCTGCCGTCTCCCTGGTCGCCCGCGACATCCTGCGCTTCCGCAAGCACCGGAACGGCCCGCACGTCACCATCTCCAGCGCCACGTTCCAGGGCAGACTGCGCGTCACCGACGCCAACGCCCTGCGCGAGGCCCTGCTCAGTGGCATCGGCCCCGCCAAGGGCTACGGCCAGGGCCTTCTCACCCTCGCGCCCCTGCCCGGGGAGGCCGCACGTGGCTGA
- the cas1e gene encoding type I-E CRISPR-associated endonuclease Cas1e, which translates to MAEPWWRTGPQDVHRLEDRVSSLYVERCHIDRDDNAIVLINKARVVHVPAAFLAVLLVGPGSRITHAAVTLLADSATAICWVGEHGVRLYASGLGTTRSAQLQLRQAWLVTRPKERVAVARRMYDLRFPGEKTAGLTLQQLRGREGTRIRKLYAAHAARTGVPWSKREYKAGDAFAAGDDVNRLLSAANSALYGICHAVIAGIGASPALGFVHTGSALSFVLDVADLYKAEFTIPLAFDLAAQGLTAERDARTALRDAVVQGSLLPRVVADIKQLLVPEGADLPEEEAGGLWGDGDTVVSGGRNWGEAFAPGEHLTVIPPQPEPQQSPPEAEGAGPEQDRQR; encoded by the coding sequence GTGGCTGAACCCTGGTGGCGCACCGGCCCGCAGGACGTGCACAGGCTGGAGGACCGCGTCTCCAGCCTGTACGTCGAGCGGTGCCACATCGACCGGGACGACAACGCCATCGTCCTCATCAACAAGGCCCGTGTCGTCCACGTCCCCGCGGCCTTCCTCGCCGTGCTCCTCGTCGGACCCGGCAGCCGGATCACGCACGCCGCCGTCACCCTCCTCGCCGACTCCGCCACCGCGATCTGCTGGGTCGGCGAGCACGGCGTACGCCTGTACGCGTCCGGCCTCGGCACCACCCGGAGTGCCCAGCTCCAACTACGGCAGGCGTGGCTCGTCACCCGCCCCAAGGAACGGGTCGCGGTCGCCCGCCGCATGTACGACCTGCGCTTCCCCGGAGAGAAGACCGCCGGACTGACCCTCCAGCAACTCCGCGGCAGAGAAGGCACCCGCATCCGCAAGCTCTACGCTGCACACGCCGCGCGCACCGGCGTCCCCTGGTCCAAACGGGAGTACAAGGCCGGCGACGCCTTCGCCGCAGGCGACGACGTCAACCGCCTGCTGTCGGCGGCCAACTCCGCGCTCTACGGCATCTGCCACGCCGTCATCGCCGGCATCGGCGCCAGCCCGGCCCTCGGCTTCGTCCACACCGGCTCCGCCCTGTCCTTCGTCCTGGACGTCGCCGACCTGTACAAGGCCGAGTTCACCATCCCGCTCGCCTTCGACTTGGCAGCCCAGGGCCTGACCGCCGAACGCGACGCCCGCACCGCCCTGCGCGACGCCGTCGTCCAGGGCTCACTCCTGCCCCGCGTCGTCGCCGACATCAAGCAACTCCTCGTCCCCGAGGGCGCGGACCTCCCGGAGGAGGAAGCCGGCGGACTCTGGGGCGACGGCGACACGGTTGTCAGCGGCGGCCGCAACTGGGGCGAAGCCTTTGCCCCGGGCGAGCACCTCACGGTGATTCCGCCCCAGCCGGAGCCCCAGCAGTCCCCACCGGAGGCGGAAGGCGCCGGCCCGGAACAGGACCGGCAACGGTGA
- a CDS encoding IS110 family RNA-guided transposase — MIDTSGVGVFLGLDVGKSTHHGHGLTPTGKTVFDKQLPNSEPKLRAVFGKLAAKFGTVLVVVDQPASIGALPLAVARDAGCRVAYLPGLAMRRIADLYPGEAKTDAKDAAVIADAARTMPHTLRSLELTDEITAELTVLIGFDQDLAAEATRTSNRIRGLLTQFHPSLERVLGPRLDHQAVTWLLERHGSPTALRTAGRRKLVELIRPKAPRMATRLIDDIFDALDEQTVTVPGTGTLDIVVPSLARSLAAVHEQRRALEAQISELLEAHPLSQVLTSLPGVGVRTAAVLLVTVGDGRSFPSAAHLASYAGLAPATRSSGTSIHGEHAPRSGNRQLKRAMFLSAFAALHDPASRTYYDKCRTRGKTHTQALLRLARHRISVLFAMLRDGTFYDPPQSDAATA; from the coding sequence GTGATCGACACAAGCGGTGTGGGCGTCTTCCTCGGACTGGACGTCGGCAAGAGCACCCACCACGGGCACGGCCTGACGCCGACCGGCAAGACGGTCTTCGACAAGCAGCTGCCCAACAGCGAACCGAAGCTGCGGGCGGTCTTCGGCAAGCTCGCGGCGAAGTTCGGCACCGTGCTGGTGGTCGTGGACCAGCCCGCCTCGATCGGCGCCCTGCCACTGGCCGTGGCCCGCGACGCGGGCTGCCGGGTCGCCTACCTGCCGGGCCTTGCCATGCGCCGGATCGCCGACCTCTACCCGGGCGAGGCCAAGACCGACGCCAAAGACGCCGCAGTGATCGCAGACGCCGCCCGCACCATGCCCCACACCCTGCGCTCGCTGGAACTCACCGACGAGATCACCGCCGAACTCACCGTCCTCATCGGCTTCGACCAGGACCTCGCAGCAGAGGCCACCCGCACCTCCAACCGGATACGCGGCCTGCTCACCCAGTTCCACCCCAGCCTCGAACGCGTCCTGGGCCCGCGTCTGGACCACCAGGCCGTCACCTGGCTCCTGGAACGCCACGGATCCCCGACCGCCCTACGCACAGCCGGCCGCCGCAAGCTCGTCGAACTGATCCGCCCCAAGGCCCCCCGCATGGCCACCCGACTCATCGACGACATCTTCGACGCCCTCGACGAACAGACCGTCACCGTCCCCGGCACCGGCACCCTTGACATCGTCGTCCCGTCCCTGGCCCGCTCCCTCGCGGCCGTCCACGAGCAACGCCGAGCCCTGGAAGCCCAGATCAGCGAACTCCTGGAGGCCCACCCTCTTTCCCAGGTCCTGACGTCACTGCCCGGCGTCGGCGTCAGGACCGCCGCAGTCCTCCTGGTCACCGTCGGCGACGGCAGATCCTTCCCGAGCGCCGCCCACCTCGCCTCCTACGCCGGCCTGGCACCAGCGACCAGATCCTCCGGAACCTCGATCCACGGCGAGCACGCCCCCAGAAGCGGGAACCGCCAGCTCAAACGCGCGATGTTCCTCTCCGCCTTCGCCGCCCTCCACGACCCCGCCTCCCGCACCTACTACGACAAATGCCGGACCCGCGGCAAAACCCACACCCAAGCCCTCCTCCGACTCGCCCGCCACCGCATCAGCGTCCTGTTCGCCATGCTCCGCGACGGAACCTTCTACGACCCACCCCAATCCGATGCAGCCACCGCATGA
- the cas2e gene encoding type I-E CRISPR-associated endoribonuclease Cas2e, whose amino-acid sequence MSAATTVVVLIAAPPGLRGHLTRWFAEVAPGVFVGTPNSRIRDRLWTILAERIRDGQAVMVEPAPTEQGWTVRTAGRDRWTPVDFDGLTLMARPRGSSAAPGWQPTRQVKENP is encoded by the coding sequence GTGAGCGCCGCAACAACCGTCGTCGTACTGATCGCCGCTCCACCCGGCCTGCGAGGCCACCTCACGCGGTGGTTCGCCGAAGTAGCCCCCGGGGTCTTCGTGGGCACCCCCAACTCCCGCATCCGCGACCGCCTCTGGACCATCCTGGCCGAACGCATCCGTGACGGCCAGGCCGTGATGGTCGAACCCGCCCCCACCGAACAAGGCTGGACCGTCCGCACAGCGGGCCGAGACCGCTGGACGCCCGTCGACTTCGACGGCCTCACCCTGATGGCCCGCCCCCGGGGTAGCTCAGCGGCACCGGGCTGGCAGCCGACGCGGCAAGTGAAGGAAAACCCGTGA
- the cas5e gene encoding type I-E CRISPR-associated protein Cas5/CasD: MTTDQAVLVLRLAAPLQSWGGPSRYNRRDTLSQPTKSGVLGMLAAADGRSREASITDLLGLRLGVRVDQPGSLLRDYHTVSDHRDVPMLAAKVDARGAQKKTSPAKYTGVTQRTYLQDAVFVVALRGPAQLLEGLEHAVRHPVFPLSLGRRSCPPPAPSAGGCAPTPNSPTSSATCPGRRPSTAASRSGGTRSHWKPRSRTPKVH; the protein is encoded by the coding sequence GTGACGACCGACCAGGCCGTCCTCGTCCTGCGACTGGCAGCGCCCCTCCAGTCCTGGGGCGGGCCTTCGCGCTACAACCGCCGCGACACCCTGTCCCAGCCCACCAAGTCCGGCGTCCTCGGAATGCTGGCCGCAGCCGACGGACGCTCCCGCGAAGCGTCCATCACCGACCTGCTGGGGCTGCGGCTGGGCGTACGAGTCGACCAGCCCGGCAGCCTCCTGCGCGATTACCACACCGTCAGCGACCACCGTGACGTGCCCATGCTCGCGGCCAAAGTGGACGCCCGAGGGGCGCAGAAGAAGACCAGCCCCGCGAAGTACACCGGCGTCACGCAGCGCACCTACCTCCAGGACGCCGTCTTCGTCGTCGCGCTCCGCGGCCCCGCCCAGCTCCTTGAGGGTCTGGAGCACGCCGTGCGCCACCCCGTCTTCCCCCTTTCGCTCGGCCGCCGCTCCTGCCCCCCGCCGGCCCCGTCAGCCGGGGGCTGCGCGCCGACGCCGAACTCGCCGACGTCCTCGGCGACGTGCCCTGGGAGGCGTCCGAGCACCGCCGCAAGCAGATCCGGGGGCACGAGGTCCCACTGGAAGCCACGATCGAGGACCCCGAAGGTCCACTGA